From a region of the Georgenia yuyongxinii genome:
- the nuoI gene encoding NADH-quinone oxidoreductase subunit NuoI, which yields MSEASKGGELGRRDKRRRGEVAKYDPAALGPAKKGSVGQFFAPVAGFGVTISSMFRPTVTEQYPFEKVPTQPRYHGRHQLNRYADGLEKCIGCELCAWACPADAIYVEAGDNTTDAQYSPGERYGRVYQINYLRCIFCGLCIEACPTRALTMTNEYELTGPTREGLIFEKQDLLAPMLEGMLAAPHPMVEGTDDDDYYRNEVTGPTRDQLDWVRERRPHDPTLSTARTAGMAQEGAK from the coding sequence ATGTCTGAGGCTTCGAAGGGCGGCGAGCTCGGCCGGCGCGACAAGCGCCGCCGCGGCGAGGTCGCCAAGTACGACCCGGCGGCGCTCGGCCCCGCGAAGAAGGGCTCCGTCGGGCAGTTCTTCGCCCCGGTCGCCGGGTTCGGCGTGACGATCTCCTCGATGTTCCGGCCCACCGTCACCGAGCAGTACCCGTTCGAGAAGGTGCCCACGCAGCCGCGCTACCACGGCCGCCACCAGCTCAACCGGTACGCCGACGGCCTGGAGAAGTGCATCGGGTGCGAGCTGTGCGCCTGGGCCTGCCCCGCCGACGCGATCTACGTCGAGGCCGGCGACAACACCACCGACGCCCAGTACTCCCCGGGCGAGCGGTACGGCCGCGTCTACCAGATCAACTACCTGCGCTGCATCTTCTGCGGCCTGTGCATCGAGGCCTGCCCCACCCGAGCGCTGACCATGACCAACGAGTACGAGCTCACCGGTCCCACCCGCGAGGGCCTCATCTTCGAGAAGCAGGACCTGCTCGCCCCGATGCTCGAGGGCATGCTCGCCGCCCCGCACCCCATGGTGGAGGGCACGGACGACGACGACTATTACCGCAACGAGGTCACCGGCCCGACCCGGGACCAGCTGGACTGGGTCCGCGAGCGCCGCCCGCACGACCCCACGCTCTCGACCGCGCGCACCGCCGGCATGGCCCAGGAGGGCGCCAAGTGA
- a CDS encoding NADH-quinone oxidoreductase subunit G has protein sequence MTATTDRATAAPVETLTVTIDGVGVQVPKGTLVIRAAERAGIAIPRFCDHPLLKPAGACRQCLVEVSTPDREGNLRAMPKPQASCTLEATPGMVVATQHTSDVADKAQHGIMEFLLINHPLDCPVCDKGGECPLQNQAMSNGRSTTRFVDIKRTFPKPLKISTQILLDRDRCILCQRCTRFSSEIAGDPFIALQGRSGGTPGREVHGLNGSQIGTFDTQVLHFADGDHQPRTLAPEVSGPDGEPGVAGSLSAGPLGVAEQDTSGRPFASYFSGNTIQICPVGALTSAAYRFRSRPFDLVSTESVAEHDASGSAIRVDHRRGVVLRRQAGDDPEVNEEWITDKDRFAFTWQSAPDRLTVPLVRDEETGELVPTSWSEALDLAATALRNAGQSSGAGQGSGVGLLPGGRLTLEDAYAWSKFARVVLGTNDIDHRARVHSAEEQQFLGQHVAARGLGVTFTDLEHAGQVLLVGLEPEDEAGTVFLRLRKGMLAGTVQVATVAPFLTRGSTKMRAQLVGAAPGAEPATLAAIDAASTDAETAGLAERLAAPGAVILVGERAAAVRGTLSAVAALAERTGARLAWVPRRAGERGAVDAGTLPALLPGGRLVADPAARVDVAAVWGTDRLPSTPGRDLTGILTAARDGALGALVVGGLEPADLPDPELARAALTAAGFVLQLEVRRSAVSAYADVVLPVAPPVEKAGTFVNWEGRVRPFGQVLVSRSLSDRQVLDALAAELGTPLGLRELTATHAELTELSGWEGERPGSPAAAPAETPVPSAGQALLATWKPQLDSGRLQDGEPHLAGTAHRPVVRLSAATAAGIGAVDGAPVTVGGPAGTITLPLSVTTMPDGVVWLPENSPGSNVRTLGAGVGAVVTLSGEDR, from the coding sequence ATGACAGCGACGACCGACCGCGCCACCGCGGCTCCCGTCGAGACCCTCACGGTCACGATCGACGGCGTGGGGGTCCAGGTGCCCAAGGGCACCCTGGTGATCCGGGCCGCCGAACGAGCCGGCATCGCCATCCCGCGGTTCTGCGACCACCCGCTGCTCAAGCCCGCGGGCGCGTGCCGCCAGTGCCTGGTCGAGGTCTCCACCCCCGACCGCGAGGGCAACCTGCGCGCCATGCCCAAGCCGCAGGCCTCCTGCACCCTGGAGGCGACGCCCGGCATGGTCGTCGCCACCCAGCACACCTCGGACGTGGCCGACAAGGCACAGCACGGGATCATGGAGTTCCTCCTGATCAACCACCCGCTGGACTGCCCGGTGTGCGACAAGGGCGGCGAGTGCCCCCTGCAGAACCAGGCCATGAGCAACGGCCGCTCGACCACCCGGTTCGTGGACATCAAGCGCACGTTCCCCAAGCCGCTGAAGATCTCCACCCAGATCCTCCTCGACCGCGACCGGTGCATCCTGTGCCAGCGGTGCACCCGGTTCTCCTCCGAGATCGCCGGCGACCCTTTCATCGCGCTCCAGGGCCGCAGCGGCGGCACCCCCGGCCGCGAGGTCCACGGGCTCAACGGCTCCCAGATCGGCACCTTCGACACCCAGGTGCTCCACTTCGCCGACGGCGACCACCAGCCCCGCACGCTCGCTCCCGAGGTCTCCGGGCCCGACGGCGAGCCCGGCGTGGCGGGCTCGCTGTCCGCCGGCCCGCTCGGCGTGGCCGAGCAGGACACCTCCGGGCGTCCCTTCGCCTCCTACTTCTCGGGCAACACCATCCAGATCTGTCCGGTGGGCGCGCTGACCTCGGCGGCCTACCGGTTCCGCTCCCGCCCGTTCGACCTCGTCTCGACCGAGTCCGTCGCCGAGCACGACGCCAGCGGCTCGGCCATCCGCGTGGACCACCGCCGCGGCGTCGTCCTGCGCCGTCAGGCCGGCGACGACCCCGAGGTCAACGAGGAGTGGATCACCGACAAGGACCGCTTCGCCTTTACCTGGCAGAGCGCGCCCGACCGCCTCACCGTCCCGCTCGTGCGCGACGAGGAGACCGGCGAGCTCGTCCCGACGAGCTGGTCCGAGGCCCTCGACCTCGCCGCCACCGCGCTGCGCAACGCCGGCCAAAGCTCCGGCGCCGGCCAGGGTTCCGGCGTCGGCCTGCTGCCCGGCGGGCGTCTGACGCTCGAGGACGCCTACGCCTGGTCGAAGTTCGCCCGCGTCGTCCTCGGCACCAACGACATCGACCACCGCGCACGCGTCCACTCGGCCGAGGAGCAGCAGTTCCTCGGCCAGCACGTGGCCGCCCGCGGCCTGGGCGTGACCTTCACCGACCTGGAGCACGCCGGTCAGGTGCTGCTCGTCGGGCTCGAGCCCGAGGACGAGGCCGGCACGGTGTTCCTGCGCCTGCGCAAGGGCATGCTCGCCGGCACCGTCCAGGTCGCCACCGTGGCTCCGTTCCTCACGCGCGGCTCGACCAAGATGCGCGCCCAGCTCGTCGGCGCCGCCCCCGGGGCCGAGCCGGCCACGTTGGCCGCGATCGACGCCGCGAGCACCGACGCCGAGACCGCCGGTCTCGCCGAGCGGCTCGCCGCACCGGGCGCCGTCATCCTCGTCGGCGAGCGGGCCGCAGCGGTGCGCGGCACCCTGTCCGCCGTCGCCGCCCTGGCCGAGCGCACCGGCGCCCGGCTCGCCTGGGTGCCGCGGCGCGCCGGCGAGCGCGGCGCCGTCGACGCCGGCACGCTGCCCGCGCTGCTGCCCGGCGGCCGCCTGGTGGCCGACCCGGCCGCCCGGGTGGACGTCGCCGCCGTCTGGGGCACCGACCGGCTCCCGTCCACGCCCGGACGTGACCTGACCGGCATCCTCACCGCCGCCCGCGACGGCGCGCTGGGCGCCCTGGTGGTTGGCGGCCTCGAACCGGCCGACCTCCCCGACCCCGAGCTCGCCCGCGCGGCCCTGACCGCCGCCGGGTTCGTGCTCCAGCTCGAGGTGCGCCGCTCCGCGGTGTCCGCCTACGCCGACGTGGTCCTGCCCGTCGCCCCGCCGGTGGAGAAAGCCGGCACGTTCGTGAACTGGGAGGGCCGCGTGCGTCCCTTCGGGCAGGTGCTCGTCTCCCGGTCGCTGTCCGACCGTCAGGTTCTCGACGCCCTCGCCGCCGAGCTGGGCACCCCGCTCGGGCTGCGCGAGCTGACCGCCACCCACGCCGAGCTCACCGAGCTCTCCGGCTGGGAGGGCGAGCGTCCCGGCAGCCCCGCCGCCGCGCCCGCCGAGACACCCGTGCCCTCGGCCGGGCAGGCCCTGCTCGCCACCTGGAAGCCGCAGCTGGACTCCGGCCGACTGCAGGACGGCGAGCCGCACCTGGCCGGCACCGCGCACCGCCCGGTCGTGCGGCTGTCCGCCGCCACCGCCGCCGGCATCGGCGCGGTCGACGGCGCACCCGTCACCGTCGGCGGGCCGGCCGGGACCATCACCCTCCCGCTGTCTGTCACCACCATGCCCGACGGCGTGGTGTGGCTGCCGGAGAACTCGCCCGGCTCGAACGTGCGTACGCTCGGCGCCGGCGTGGGCGCCGTCGTCACCTTGTCTGGGGAGGACCGATGA
- the nuoK gene encoding NADH-quinone oxidoreductase subunit NuoK, with the protein MSLVNYLVLAAILFAVGATAVLVRRNAIIALLGVEIMLNSSNLALVTFARLHGDLTGQVVAFFVMVVAAAEVVVGLAIIVSIFRTRRSASVDDVNLLKY; encoded by the coding sequence GTGAGCCTCGTCAACTACCTGGTCCTGGCCGCGATCCTGTTCGCCGTCGGAGCCACCGCGGTGCTGGTGCGCCGCAACGCGATCATCGCCCTGCTCGGCGTGGAGATCATGCTGAACTCCTCGAACCTGGCGCTGGTGACGTTCGCCCGTCTGCACGGTGACCTCACCGGCCAGGTCGTGGCGTTCTTCGTGATGGTCGTCGCCGCGGCAGAGGTCGTCGTCGGCCTCGCGATCATCGTGTCCATCTTCCGAACCCGCAGGTCCGCGTCGGTCGACGACGTCAACCTGCTGAAGTACTGA
- the nuoH gene encoding NADH-quinone oxidoreductase subunit NuoH → MTILATTALPTADFSEDTWWIWLIKSVVILVFLVASVILALWVERRGLGRMQTRPGPNVTGPLGFGQAIADALKLVLKEDFWLKGADKFIYLLGPFVAAFTSFLVYAVLPFGPEVSMFGITTPLQLTDMPVAVVYILAVTSLGVYGIVLGGWSANSTYPLLGAVRSSAQIISYELSMGLSLVSVFLVSGSMSTSQIVDAQTQLWWGISLLPAFVIYFISMVGEVNRLPFDLPEAEGELVAGHTTEYSSMKFAWFYLAEYINMLNVSGVAVTLFLGGWRAPFPLSAIGDGVLNTGWWPVLWFVAKVWIVMFMMIWMRGTLLRFRYDQFMNLGWKILIPVALVWLVAVAIIQGVRQFADVDLTTLLLWIAGVFVVLMVALLLWPTRKKEEAPPEAVVPTAGRPDIVPAGSDFDAFAGGYPVPPLPGQTLPPSPRRARREATAMAATQRTPAGSTAAPHTQDKESHDV, encoded by the coding sequence ATGACCATCCTGGCGACCACGGCGCTGCCGACGGCCGACTTCAGCGAGGACACCTGGTGGATCTGGCTGATCAAGTCCGTCGTGATCCTGGTCTTCCTCGTGGCCTCGGTCATCCTGGCCCTGTGGGTGGAGCGGCGCGGCCTCGGCCGCATGCAGACCCGCCCCGGCCCCAACGTCACCGGCCCGCTCGGGTTCGGGCAGGCGATCGCCGACGCCCTGAAGCTGGTCCTCAAGGAGGACTTCTGGCTCAAGGGCGCCGACAAGTTCATCTACCTGCTCGGCCCCTTCGTCGCGGCCTTCACCTCGTTCCTCGTGTACGCCGTGCTGCCGTTCGGGCCCGAGGTGTCGATGTTCGGCATCACCACCCCGCTGCAGCTGACGGACATGCCGGTCGCCGTGGTCTACATCCTCGCCGTGACCTCGCTCGGCGTGTACGGCATCGTGCTGGGCGGCTGGTCCGCGAACTCCACCTACCCGCTGCTTGGTGCGGTGCGCTCGTCGGCGCAGATCATCTCCTACGAGTTGAGCATGGGCCTGTCCCTGGTGAGCGTCTTCCTCGTGTCGGGGTCGATGTCCACCTCGCAGATCGTCGACGCCCAGACCCAGCTGTGGTGGGGCATCTCCCTGCTGCCGGCGTTCGTCATCTACTTCATCTCGATGGTCGGCGAGGTCAACCGCCTGCCCTTCGACCTGCCCGAGGCCGAGGGTGAGCTCGTCGCGGGCCACACCACCGAGTACTCCTCGATGAAGTTCGCCTGGTTCTACCTGGCCGAGTACATCAACATGCTCAACGTCTCCGGCGTGGCCGTCACCCTGTTCCTCGGCGGCTGGCGGGCCCCGTTCCCGCTGTCGGCCATCGGCGACGGCGTGCTGAACACCGGCTGGTGGCCGGTGCTGTGGTTCGTCGCCAAGGTCTGGATCGTCATGTTCATGATGATCTGGATGCGCGGCACGCTCCTGCGCTTCCGGTACGACCAGTTCATGAACCTCGGCTGGAAGATCCTCATCCCGGTGGCCCTCGTCTGGCTGGTCGCCGTCGCGATCATCCAGGGCGTGCGCCAGTTCGCCGACGTCGACCTCACGACCTTGCTCCTCTGGATCGCCGGCGTCTTCGTGGTGCTCATGGTGGCGCTGCTGCTATGGCCCACCAGGAAGAAGGAGGAGGCGCCGCCCGAGGCGGTCGTGCCGACCGCGGGCCGGCCGGACATCGTGCCCGCCGGCAGCGACTTCGACGCCTTCGCCGGCGGCTATCCCGTGCCGCCCCTGCCCGGTCAGACCCTGCCGCCCTCACCGCGCCGCGCCCGGCGCGAGGCCACGGCCATGGCCGCCACGCAGCGCACGCCTGCGGGCAGCACCGCCGCACCGCACACCCAGGACAAGGAGAGCCACGATGTCTGA
- the nuoL gene encoding NADH-quinone oxidoreductase subunit L, translating to MPASAVTAASAVTAGDGGAVGGAVSLAWLLVALPLLGAGVLLLLGRRADRWGHWLGVLASAGAFVVGVAVLAQLFGLPAEERVLDVHLFSWIPAGNLAVDAGLRIDPLSMTFVMLVTFVGTLIHIYSVAYMEHDTDRRRFFAYLNLFVAAMLLLVLADSYVLLFVGWEGVGLASYLLIGFWNYRTDYAVAAKKAFVMNRIGDVGLLLAMGAMFAAFGAVDFVTVFGAAEGTGEGVLTAIGLLLLLAACGKSAQFPLQAWLGDAMAGPTPVSALIHAATMVTAGVYLLVRSGPILNGAPNALLVIAIVGAITLLFGAIVGCAKDDMKKVLAASTMSQIGYMMLGAGLGPIGYAFAIFHLVTHGFFKAGLFLGAGSVMHAMDDRVDMRGFGALAPYMKITWVTMALGWLAIIGIPPFSGFWSKDLIIETAFVGEGWRPWVFGTVALIGAAITAFYMSRLFFMVFHGKARWKDPAAEQVHPHEAPALMTVPMIILAIGSVALGGVLAAGDSFVTWLEPVVGRAEHAAPVIPVPVIVTLTIVLAVVGALLAWRVYGAREVPVEAPRGSALTRAARQDLYQDAFNEGVFMKPSQYLTRSLVYADSSVVDGAVMGVARATSGLGRILRRLQNGYVRSYAALMLIGVVLALVVVLASRVQV from the coding sequence ATGCCCGCCTCCGCCGTCACGGCTGCCTCCGCCGTCACTGCTGGCGACGGCGGCGCGGTCGGCGGGGCGGTCTCGCTCGCCTGGCTGCTCGTCGCCCTGCCGCTGCTCGGTGCCGGTGTCCTGCTGCTGCTCGGCCGTCGCGCCGACCGGTGGGGCCACTGGCTCGGGGTGCTCGCCTCCGCCGGCGCCTTCGTCGTCGGTGTCGCGGTCCTCGCGCAGCTGTTCGGCCTGCCGGCCGAGGAGCGGGTGCTCGACGTGCACCTCTTCAGCTGGATCCCGGCCGGGAACCTCGCGGTCGACGCCGGGCTGCGGATCGACCCGCTGTCGATGACCTTCGTGATGCTCGTGACCTTCGTGGGCACACTCATCCACATCTACTCCGTGGCCTACATGGAGCACGACACCGACCGGCGCCGGTTCTTCGCCTACCTCAACCTCTTCGTCGCCGCGATGCTGCTGCTCGTCCTCGCCGACAGCTACGTGCTGCTGTTCGTCGGCTGGGAGGGCGTGGGCCTGGCGTCCTACCTGCTCATCGGGTTCTGGAACTACCGCACCGACTACGCGGTGGCTGCCAAGAAGGCCTTCGTGATGAACCGGATCGGGGACGTCGGCCTGCTGCTCGCCATGGGCGCGATGTTCGCCGCCTTCGGTGCGGTGGACTTCGTCACCGTCTTCGGCGCCGCGGAGGGCACCGGCGAGGGGGTGCTCACCGCCATCGGCCTGCTGCTCCTGCTCGCCGCGTGCGGCAAGTCGGCGCAGTTCCCCCTGCAGGCCTGGCTGGGTGACGCCATGGCCGGCCCCACCCCCGTCTCGGCCCTCATCCACGCCGCCACCATGGTCACCGCCGGCGTCTACCTGCTCGTGCGCTCGGGCCCGATCCTGAACGGCGCCCCCAACGCGCTGCTCGTCATCGCCATCGTCGGCGCCATCACCCTGCTGTTCGGGGCGATCGTCGGCTGCGCCAAGGACGACATGAAGAAGGTGCTCGCCGCCTCGACCATGTCCCAGATCGGCTACATGATGCTCGGCGCGGGCCTGGGCCCCATCGGGTACGCCTTCGCGATCTTCCACCTGGTCACGCACGGCTTCTTCAAGGCCGGCCTGTTCCTCGGGGCCGGCTCGGTCATGCACGCGATGGACGACCGGGTCGACATGCGCGGCTTCGGCGCCCTGGCGCCCTACATGAAGATCACCTGGGTGACCATGGCGCTGGGCTGGCTCGCGATCATCGGCATCCCGCCCTTCTCCGGCTTCTGGAGCAAGGACCTCATCATCGAGACGGCGTTCGTCGGAGAGGGCTGGCGGCCGTGGGTCTTCGGCACCGTCGCGCTGATCGGCGCCGCGATCACCGCGTTCTACATGTCGCGGCTGTTCTTCATGGTCTTCCACGGCAAGGCCCGCTGGAAGGACCCGGCAGCCGAGCAGGTCCACCCGCACGAGGCCCCTGCCCTGATGACCGTGCCGATGATCATCCTGGCCATCGGCTCGGTGGCCCTCGGTGGTGTCCTCGCCGCCGGTGACTCCTTCGTCACCTGGCTCGAGCCGGTGGTCGGCCGCGCCGAGCACGCCGCCCCGGTCATCCCGGTGCCGGTCATCGTCACGCTGACGATCGTGCTCGCCGTCGTCGGCGCCCTGCTCGCCTGGCGTGTCTACGGCGCCCGTGAGGTGCCGGTCGAGGCCCCGCGCGGCTCCGCGCTGACCCGTGCCGCCCGGCAGGACCTGTACCAGGACGCCTTCAACGAAGGGGTCTTCATGAAGCCCAGCCAGTACCTGACCCGCTCGCTGGTGTACGCGGACTCCTCCGTCGTCGACGGCGCCGTCATGGGCGTGGCCCGGGCCACCTCCGGCCTCGGCAGGATCCTGCGTCGCCTGCAAAACGGCTACGTGCGCTCCTATGCCGCGCTCATGCTCATCGGCGTGGTGCTGGCCCTAGTCGTCGTCCTCGCCTCGCGCGTGCAGGTCTGA
- a CDS encoding NADH-quinone oxidoreductase subunit M, with protein sequence MQTMNAAFPWLTVLIVVPLVAAAVLWLVKPLHKVARPYGLAVSIVELLLAIAMTTQFDMGAAGQQQLTELAGWIPQFGVSYAVGVNGLGLAMVLLAVFLVPLVLLAAWREQEAVPDGAVLERRQMGFVALVLALEALMVAVFAARDVFFFYVLFEAMLIPVYFLIGNYGGPRRRTAALKFLLYSLAGGLIMLVGVIAVYLAGPGGEQGFLIDTLAGNLEVSQSAERWLFVSFFIALAIKAPMWPVHTWLPDTAQQATAGTSTLLVGVLDKVGTFGMIALCLPLFPEASRWAAPVIIGLALVSIIYGGLVAIGQRDIMRLIAFTSVSHFGFIVLGIFVRDQVALTGAMVYMVAHGVSTAALFLIAGFLVRRGGTQQIPAYGGMQRVTPVLAGTFLISGLATIALPGLSGFVPEFLVLQGTFRVNILAACIAVLGVIIAALYILLPYQRIFTGPKVPELARIPDLSVREKWVVAPLVAAMLALGFYPAPVIDAVTPVAQNAAIEQPSSIDTARGPDQAGVALGATAAGTDAGTEEGTTK encoded by the coding sequence ATGCAGACCATGAACGCAGCCTTTCCCTGGCTGACCGTCCTCATCGTGGTGCCCCTGGTGGCAGCCGCGGTGCTGTGGCTGGTCAAGCCCCTGCACAAGGTGGCCCGCCCCTACGGCCTGGCCGTCTCGATCGTCGAGCTCCTGCTCGCGATCGCGATGACCACCCAGTTCGACATGGGCGCCGCCGGGCAGCAGCAGCTGACCGAGCTCGCCGGGTGGATCCCGCAGTTCGGTGTCTCCTACGCCGTCGGCGTCAACGGCCTCGGCCTGGCCATGGTGCTCCTGGCGGTGTTCCTCGTGCCGCTGGTGCTCCTGGCGGCCTGGCGTGAGCAGGAGGCCGTGCCCGACGGGGCCGTGCTCGAGCGCCGGCAGATGGGCTTCGTCGCCCTCGTGCTCGCGCTCGAGGCCCTCATGGTGGCCGTGTTCGCCGCCCGGGACGTGTTCTTCTTCTACGTCCTGTTCGAGGCGATGCTCATCCCGGTGTATTTCCTCATCGGCAACTACGGCGGACCGCGCCGCCGCACCGCGGCGCTGAAGTTCCTGCTGTACTCCCTCGCCGGTGGCCTGATCATGCTCGTGGGCGTCATCGCCGTGTACCTCGCCGGCCCCGGCGGGGAGCAGGGCTTCCTCATCGACACCCTCGCCGGCAACCTCGAGGTCTCCCAGTCCGCGGAGCGCTGGCTGTTCGTCTCCTTCTTCATCGCCCTGGCGATCAAGGCCCCGATGTGGCCCGTGCACACCTGGCTGCCCGACACCGCCCAGCAGGCCACCGCCGGCACCTCCACGCTGCTGGTCGGCGTGCTGGACAAGGTCGGCACCTTCGGGATGATCGCGCTGTGCCTGCCGCTGTTCCCCGAGGCCTCGCGGTGGGCCGCGCCGGTGATCATCGGGCTGGCCCTGGTCTCGATCATCTACGGCGGGCTCGTCGCGATCGGCCAGCGCGACATCATGCGCCTGATCGCCTTCACCTCGGTGAGCCACTTCGGCTTCATCGTGCTGGGCATCTTCGTCCGCGACCAGGTCGCCCTGACCGGCGCCATGGTCTACATGGTCGCCCACGGCGTGTCCACCGCCGCGCTGTTCCTCATCGCCGGCTTCCTGGTCCGCCGCGGCGGCACCCAGCAGATCCCCGCCTACGGCGGGATGCAGCGGGTCACCCCGGTGCTGGCCGGGACGTTCCTGATCTCCGGTCTCGCCACGATCGCGCTGCCCGGCCTGAGCGGGTTCGTGCCCGAGTTCCTGGTCCTCCAGGGCACGTTCCGGGTCAACATCCTCGCCGCATGCATCGCCGTCCTCGGCGTGATCATCGCGGCGCTGTACATCCTGCTGCCCTACCAGCGGATCTTCACCGGCCCCAAGGTGCCCGAGCTCGCCCGGATCCCCGACCTGAGCGTCCGTGAGAAGTGGGTCGTGGCGCCGCTGGTCGCGGCGATGCTCGCGCTCGGGTTCTACCCCGCGCCGGTGATCGACGCCGTCACCCCGGTCGCGCAGAACGCCGCCATCGAGCAGCCCAGCTCCATCGACACCGCCCGGGGCCCGGACCAGGCCGGCGTCGCGCTCGGCGCGACGGCCGCAGGGACCGACGCCGGCACGGAAGAGGGAACCACCAAGTGA
- a CDS encoding NADH-quinone oxidoreductase subunit J, with product MTPFAATAPMTLVETGTVSGGETVLFWVIAPIMVIASLGLLFARRAVHAALSVVLVMICLAILYVAQDAPFLGVAQVVVYTGAIMMLFLFVLMLVGVDAADSLTETIRGQRWVAYVAGLGLALVLGGVVAASTLPRPAGLTAANIDSNPVGVARLIFSDFVFTMEITGVLLVVAAVGAVTLTHAERLRPKATQRDVLESKMRAYAAGKGGVGQLPAPGVYARSTSATVPALSGTGEPIEASVPRVLRIRGQERTIGDVSPETVEAVARARAGEGTAGIHGGDATRAVGQSGLPGMRGEAPPTPQLPGSPGAPATLEKASRLALEHTDGAAKEEEL from the coding sequence GTGACCCCGTTCGCCGCAACGGCGCCTATGACGCTGGTGGAGACCGGCACCGTCAGCGGTGGCGAGACCGTCCTGTTCTGGGTCATCGCCCCGATCATGGTCATCGCCTCGCTGGGCCTGCTCTTCGCCCGCCGCGCCGTCCACGCCGCCCTCAGCGTCGTGCTCGTCATGATCTGCCTGGCCATCCTCTACGTGGCCCAGGACGCCCCGTTCCTCGGCGTCGCCCAGGTGGTCGTCTACACCGGCGCGATCATGATGCTGTTCCTGTTCGTCCTCATGCTCGTCGGGGTCGACGCCGCCGACTCGCTGACCGAGACGATCCGCGGTCAGCGCTGGGTCGCCTACGTCGCGGGCCTCGGCCTGGCGCTGGTGCTCGGCGGAGTGGTGGCCGCCTCGACGCTGCCCCGTCCCGCCGGGCTGACCGCCGCGAACATCGACTCCAACCCGGTCGGCGTCGCCCGCCTGATCTTCTCCGACTTCGTCTTCACGATGGAGATCACCGGCGTGCTGCTCGTCGTGGCCGCGGTCGGGGCCGTCACGCTCACCCACGCCGAGCGGCTGCGGCCCAAGGCCACCCAGCGCGACGTGCTCGAGTCGAAGATGCGCGCCTACGCCGCCGGCAAGGGTGGCGTCGGTCAGCTGCCCGCCCCCGGCGTCTACGCCCGGTCCACCTCGGCCACCGTGCCGGCACTGTCCGGCACCGGTGAGCCCATCGAGGCCTCGGTGCCCCGCGTGCTGCGCATCCGCGGTCAGGAGCGCACCATCGGCGACGTCAGCCCCGAGACCGTCGAGGCGGTGGCACGCGCCCGCGCCGGTGAGGGCACCGCCGGGATCCACGGCGGCGACGCGACCCGCGCCGTCGGCCAGTCCGGCCTGCCCGGCATGCGCGGCGAGGCGCCGCCCACGCCGCAGCTGCCCGGCAGCCCCGGCGCCCCGGCCACGCTGGAGAAGGCCTCGCGCCTTGCCCTGGAGCACACCGACGGCGCTGCCAAGGAGGAGGAGCTGTGA